A portion of the Bifidobacterium lemurum genome contains these proteins:
- a CDS encoding nuclear transport factor 2 family protein has translation MACTMADYAETSAMEEAIKDRLETGFRNWNGGYDGWLEWCNTLYEPDAYYNIPFNGSQRRCTLEEYKGMMGQLFEHFTMELGAFDNMIIKGDWAAIRYTVKVKNLDTGAEILQHTMEFVKFKDNKDERGVRVVEGWALSDSALC, from the coding sequence ATGGCATGCACAATGGCCGACTACGCTGAGACGAGCGCGATGGAGGAAGCGATCAAGGACCGTCTGGAGACGGGATTCCGCAACTGGAACGGCGGCTACGACGGTTGGCTGGAATGGTGCAACACCCTCTACGAGCCGGATGCCTACTACAACATCCCCTTCAACGGATCCCAGCGCCGCTGCACGCTCGAGGAATACAAGGGCATGATGGGGCAGCTGTTCGAGCACTTCACCATGGAGCTAGGCGCTTTCGACAACATGATTATCAAGGGCGACTGGGCCGCGATCAGGTATACGGTGAAGGTCAAGAATCTGGACACCGGGGCGGAGATTCTCCAGCACACCATGGAATTCGTCAAGTTCAAAGACAACAAGGACGAGCGCGGCGTGCGCGTCGTGGAAGGCTGGGCCCTGTCCGATTCCGCGCTGTGCTGA
- a CDS encoding TetR/AcrR family transcriptional regulator, with translation MQGEHTAVSARERRPSQAREKLIRAFWRLYCTGPIDKITVREITALAGYSRATFYEYFSGVRDVLTHIEDEFFDRINAMDQSPNEAPSYEQLTAHMSDILSFAEEYQEYVAVLLSDRGDPSFSRRFKDMLKPLIEANLPPQAPRYGRERDLVCEFYASALTSTIAAWLADPGGVSLERFIVFQMNYIFRGFSLTQT, from the coding sequence ATGCAAGGCGAACATACCGCAGTCTCCGCGCGTGAAAGACGTCCATCCCAGGCGCGGGAGAAACTCATCCGCGCGTTTTGGCGACTGTATTGCACCGGCCCGATCGACAAGATCACCGTGCGCGAGATCACCGCGCTGGCGGGATACAGCCGCGCCACGTTCTACGAGTATTTCAGTGGCGTGCGCGACGTGCTCACGCACATCGAGGACGAGTTCTTCGACCGCATCAACGCGATGGACCAGTCGCCGAACGAGGCGCCGTCGTATGAGCAGCTGACCGCGCACATGAGCGACATCCTGTCGTTCGCCGAGGAGTATCAGGAGTATGTCGCCGTGCTGCTCTCCGACCGGGGCGATCCCTCGTTCTCGCGTCGGTTCAAGGACATGCTCAAGCCGCTGATCGAGGCCAATCTGCCTCCTCAGGCTCCCAGATACGGGCGCGAACGCGATCTGGTATGCGAGTTCTACGCCTCCGCGCTGACCTCCACCATCGCCGCATGGCTCGCCGACCCGGGCGGCGTGTCCCTCGAACGTTTCATCGTCTTCCAGATGAACTACATCTTCCGAGGATTCTCACTGACGCAGACATAA